The segment ACTATTCTCTGGTCTTTTTATTCAATATGAACGATCATCTTTCTAAATAAAACTCAAAGCGGTCGCCGACATATTGGGTACGTACGTATTCAAATGGCGTGCCATCTTCAAAGTAAGAGATCTGTCTTAAACGTAAAACAGCATCTCCTCGCTTGACCTCTAAATATTCAGCAATTTTTTCTGAAGCTAAGACTGCTGAAATTGTTTGTTTCGCCGCACCGATCTTGTTTCCTCTTTTTTCTTCGAGTGTTCGGTACAATGACTCCGTAATTTCTGCTTTGCTGTATCCGTCGATGATTTTTTGCGGAATACTCGCAATCTCAAAGCAAATAGGGATATCATCAGCAAAACGAATACGTTCCATTCGTAAGATAGTATCATCTTTTTTTAGTTGCAATTTCTCCATTTCACTCGAACTTGGTGACGTGAGAAAATAAGAAATCGTTCGACTGGATGGTACACGATTTTGTGATT is part of the Enterococcus mundtii genome and harbors:
- a CDS encoding GntR family transcriptional regulator, encoding MSNQLPVYIQIHDQIKSEIEQGVWKIGDRLPSERELAIKFNVSRMTLRQAIQNLADEGILERKIGSGTYVAREKVQEKMSGATSFTEIMESQNRVPSSRTISYFLTSPSSSEMEKLQLKKDDTILRMERIRFADDIPICFEIASIPQKIIDGYSKAEITESLYRTLEEKRGNKIGAAKQTISAVLASEKIAEYLEVKRGDAVLRLRQISYFEDGTPFEYVRTQYVGDRFEFYLER